In one Brevibacillus composti genomic region, the following are encoded:
- a CDS encoding HTH domain-containing protein, whose amino-acid sequence MAHRQLLSPKMLEDITRIAVEAAMDFQEKEKQKQQKAKKDWRLRNTKLLLKHYRSFVKHSEGVKEKLSALESAEAIEDLYTDELAIESIKRSKQRTLAMVQFIQRMMKVYKMMCETSGQTEDMRRYQIIHELYIAEEKRTVEELAEFHKIEPRTVYNDVKNATKTLSVLIFGVDGVELY is encoded by the coding sequence ATGGCACACAGACAATTATTGAGCCCGAAAATGTTGGAAGATATTACACGTATTGCTGTGGAGGCAGCGATGGACTTTCAGGAGAAGGAGAAGCAAAAACAGCAGAAAGCGAAAAAGGACTGGCGGCTGCGTAATACAAAACTGCTGTTGAAGCATTATCGTTCGTTTGTAAAACACAGCGAGGGCGTGAAGGAAAAACTGTCAGCGTTGGAGAGTGCTGAAGCCATCGAGGACCTTTACACTGATGAGCTGGCGATTGAGTCTATCAAGCGCAGCAAACAACGGACGCTGGCGATGGTTCAGTTCATCCAGAGGATGATGAAAGTTTACAAGATGATGTGCGAAACGTCAGGGCAGACAGAAGACATGAGACGATATCAGATCATCCACGAGCTGTACATCGCAGAGGAAAAACGAACAGTCGAGGAGCTAGCCGAATTTCACAAAATTGAGCCGAGAACCGTCTACAACGATGTAAAAAATGCTACAAAAACCTTGTCAGTACTGATATTTGGCGTTGATGGGGTTGAGCTCTACTGA